Within the Deltaproteobacteria bacterium genome, the region CGCCGGGGGGTGTCGGGCTCTCGATTTTTGATATCCCATATTACCCCTCAACAGGCTGACGTGTCCTTGCAAAGTTCACTCTAAAATGTCATCATAATGATAGAAAATTCGAACAATTAACCAAAAAGAGGCAGATTATGCCAATTTTTACCCCGGACGAGATTGACCATTCGATAATCACAGCCCTCCAAAAGGATGGTCGGCTTAGCAATGTTCAGTTGGCCCAGATGGTGAACCTCTCCGAATCGGCCTGTCTAAGACGCGTGAAAATGCTGGAAAGAAGCGGCGTCATCGACCGGTACGTGATGCTCGTCAATCAGGCAGCGAGTGGCAAACCGGATAACGTTTTCATTCAAATCACGCTCGATAGACAACAGCAGGAAGACTTCCAGCACTTTGAGAACGCGATTCGTGCGATTCCGGAAGTGATGGAGTGTTATCTCATGACCGGAACCTCAGACTACTTGGTCCGGGTCGTGGTGCGAGACACTTCAGATTATGAACGACTCCACACCAAGTACCTCACCCGCTTACCCGGCGTGGTAAGGGTACAATCAAGCTTTGCACTTCGAACGGTGACCAAGAAAACACAAATCCCGATGGATGCATCTCATTAAGTATGAAATAGGCCCCCTAGCCTATCTACAGGTTTCTATGACAAAGGATCAGAGCTGATGTCTGACAATACCCACAATGCCTTTG harbors:
- a CDS encoding Lrp/AsnC family transcriptional regulator encodes the protein MPIFTPDEIDHSIITALQKDGRLSNVQLAQMVNLSESACLRRVKMLERSGVIDRYVMLVNQAASGKPDNVFIQITLDRQQQEDFQHFENAIRAIPEVMECYLMTGTSDYLVRVVVRDTSDYERLHTKYLTRLPGVVRVQSSFALRTVTKKTQIPMDASH